In Caldicellulosiruptor obsidiansis OB47, a single window of DNA contains:
- a CDS encoding DNA polymerase III subunit, with product MNLDTFIGQKGIVATLKKALVQPFHAYIFEGEKGLGKKLLAMTFSKQILCEKKLACGVCKSCRLFDALTHPDFKIIKREEDKKEISVDAIREIIKDISRGPIFASKKIYLIQEAEEMSTSAQNALLKTLEEPPEYALFILTCNNLERLLPTVISRSLVLSFKRYSASEISEILKNYELEPKDYVLKLCRGNPKIALDFYDKEVQNKRDYIFDKLLSYDGASFSLIKEFESDFEKFKDDFAFLFETVIYFLRDALMFKRTNLVELITNTDKLAKIVEFANKHTIYHIYRLLQDFMMLEKYPDANVISDNVLDMIFLKLSGG from the coding sequence ATGAATTTAGATACTTTTATAGGTCAAAAGGGAATTGTTGCTACTCTCAAAAAAGCACTTGTTCAACCTTTTCATGCATATATTTTTGAAGGTGAAAAAGGACTTGGTAAAAAACTTTTGGCAATGACCTTTTCAAAGCAAATTCTGTGTGAAAAAAAGCTTGCGTGTGGTGTTTGCAAAAGTTGCAGGCTCTTTGACGCACTCACACATCCGGATTTTAAAATAATAAAAAGAGAGGAAGATAAAAAAGAAATATCTGTTGATGCTATTAGAGAGATTATAAAAGATATTTCACGAGGACCTATTTTTGCAAGTAAAAAGATATACTTAATACAAGAGGCTGAGGAGATGTCAACAAGTGCTCAAAATGCACTTTTAAAGACCTTAGAAGAGCCCCCGGAGTATGCTCTTTTTATTCTCACATGCAACAATTTAGAAAGGCTTTTGCCGACAGTGATTTCAAGGTCTTTAGTGCTTTCGTTCAAAAGGTACAGCGCCAGCGAAATCTCTGAGATTTTAAAAAATTATGAGCTTGAACCCAAAGACTATGTTTTAAAACTTTGCAGAGGGAATCCTAAAATTGCTCTTGATTTTTATGATAAAGAGGTTCAAAATAAAAGAGACTATATTTTTGATAAACTTCTTTCGTACGACGGGGCAAGTTTTAGTTTGATAAAAGAATTTGAAAGTGATTTTGAAAAATTTAAAGACGACTTTGCATTTTTATTTGAAACGGTAATATACTTTCTAAGAGATGCGCTTATGTTCAAAAGAACAAACCTTGTTGAGCTTATTACAAACACAGATAAGTTAGCAAAGATAGTTGAGTTTGCAAACAAGCATACAATCTATCATATATACAGGCTACTGCAGGATTTCATGATGTTGGAAAAGTACCCGGATGCAAATGTAATTTCAGACAATGTGCTTGACATGATTTTTTTAAAACTATCAGGGGGCTAA
- a CDS encoding FumA C-terminus/TtdB family hydratase beta subunit gives MNRIFVPLQSPEEIKSLRCGQEILVSGKLFVARDAAHKRLFEMIQKGSKIPIDFKNGAIYYMGPCPEKPGEVIGPCGPTTAGRMDVFTPMMLELGIKVLIGKGKRNEAVKEAIKKHGSIYLATFGGAAVLIQSCVKSQRIVMFEDLGAEAIREIEVENLPCIVAIDSQGEDIYEVGPREYAQDFR, from the coding sequence TTGAACAGGATTTTTGTTCCGCTTCAAAGTCCTGAAGAGATAAAAAGTCTAAGATGTGGTCAAGAAATTTTGGTGAGCGGTAAACTTTTTGTTGCAAGGGACGCCGCTCACAAAAGGCTTTTTGAAATGATTCAAAAAGGAAGTAAAATCCCAATAGATTTTAAAAACGGTGCGATATATTACATGGGTCCCTGTCCTGAAAAGCCAGGTGAAGTAATAGGACCATGTGGCCCCACAACAGCAGGCAGGATGGATGTATTTACTCCCATGATGCTTGAGCTTGGGATAAAGGTTTTGATTGGTAAGGGAAAAAGAAATGAGGCTGTAAAAGAGGCAATTAAAAAACACGGTAGCATTTATCTTGCCACATTTGGTGGTGCTGCAGTTTTGATTCAAAGCTGTGTCAAATCTCAAAGAATAGTTATGTTTGAAGACCTTGGTGCAGAGGCAATTCGTGAGATTGAAGTGGAAAATTTACCCTGCATTGTTGCAATAGATAGTCAAGGGGAAGATATATATGAAGTTGGACCAAGAGAGTATGCGCAAGATTTTAGATAA
- a CDS encoding PSP1 domain-containing protein, giving the protein MAEVVGVRFKKAGKIYWFDPNNIDLKAGDDVIVETVRGIEMGKVMIEKREVPDEEIVQPLKKVVRKATEEDYKKAQENMEKAAKALEICKEKVQKHGLPMKLLHAEYTFDNNKLLFYFTAEGRVDFRELVKDLAAVFRTRIELRQIGVRDDTKFRGGLGPCGREVCCSVHLCEFVPISIKMAKQQGLVLNPAKISGLCGRLMCCLTYEQKFYEEAMLKLPGIGAIVKTADGIGEVVEVNVLKEKIKVRFEDEMQNVELKEYSVGEFEILKDTKKIQQPVVALDDDELKELLDLEE; this is encoded by the coding sequence ATGGCAGAAGTTGTTGGGGTTAGATTCAAAAAAGCTGGAAAGATATACTGGTTTGACCCGAATAACATAGATTTGAAAGCTGGGGATGACGTCATTGTTGAGACAGTCCGCGGGATCGAGATGGGAAAAGTTATGATAGAAAAAAGAGAGGTGCCGGACGAAGAGATAGTCCAGCCTCTCAAAAAGGTTGTAAGAAAGGCAACAGAAGAAGATTACAAAAAAGCTCAAGAGAACATGGAAAAGGCAGCTAAAGCACTTGAGATTTGCAAGGAAAAAGTACAAAAGCATGGGCTTCCTATGAAGCTTTTGCATGCCGAGTACACATTTGACAACAACAAGCTTCTTTTCTATTTCACAGCAGAAGGAAGGGTTGATTTCAGAGAACTTGTAAAAGACCTTGCAGCAGTTTTCAGAACAAGGATTGAGCTAAGACAAATAGGTGTCAGAGACGACACAAAATTTCGTGGTGGTTTGGGTCCGTGTGGACGTGAGGTTTGTTGTTCTGTTCATCTTTGTGAATTTGTGCCAATCTCAATAAAGATGGCAAAACAGCAGGGGCTTGTTTTAAACCCTGCAAAGATATCCGGCCTTTGTGGAAGGCTCATGTGCTGTTTGACATACGAGCAGAAATTCTATGAAGAGGCAATGTTAAAGCTTCCAGGGATAGGTGCGATTGTAAAAACAGCCGATGGTATAGGTGAAGTTGTTGAGGTGAATGTCTTAAAAGAAAAGATAAAGGTCAGATTTGAAGATGAGATGCAAAATGTAGAGTTAAAAGAATACTCTGTTGGTGAGTTTGAGATACTAAAAGACACCAAAAAGATTCAACAGCCGGTTGTTGCACTTGATGACGACGAGCTAAAAGAGCTTCTTGATTTAGAAGAATAA
- a CDS encoding DUF362 domain-containing protein: MAYYITDDCISCGACESECPVQCISPGDGKYVINEEQCISCGACANVCPVDAPKPRD; encoded by the coding sequence ATGGCATATTACATCACAGATGATTGTATTTCATGCGGCGCATGTGAGAGTGAATGCCCTGTTCAGTGCATATCCCCTGGCGATGGGAAGTATGTCATCAACGAAGAACAATGCATCTCATGCGGTGCATGCGCAAATGTATGTCCAGTTGATGCTCCAAAGCCAAGAGATTAG
- a CDS encoding YaaR family protein, producing MRVEDVRRNNINNVTFFQDQRRVERPKDSFSSYVKQLEKDEIINRIKELISKIDSLGKSLAERLDLSTLKEYKKAIKELLGYTVYSSHEYFNESLFGRKGRHKVFGIVKKIDEKMDMLTQEILKKEADNLKVLSYVGEIKGLLVDLFI from the coding sequence ATGAGAGTAGAAGATGTTAGAAGAAATAATATAAATAATGTAACATTTTTTCAAGACCAGCGAAGGGTTGAAAGACCAAAAGACTCTTTTTCAAGCTATGTAAAGCAGCTTGAGAAAGATGAAATTATAAACAGAATAAAGGAACTTATAAGCAAAATAGACTCTCTTGGTAAAAGCCTTGCTGAACGATTAGACCTTTCAACCCTCAAAGAATATAAAAAAGCTATAAAAGAGCTTTTAGGATATACAGTGTATTCTTCACATGAATATTTTAATGAAAGCCTTTTTGGCAGAAAAGGCAGGCACAAGGTATTTGGTATTGTAAAAAAGATTGATGAAAAGATGGACATGTTAACCCAGGAGATTTTAAAAAAAGAAGCAGACAATCTCAAGGTTTTATCTTATGTAGGTGAGATAAAAGGCCTGCTTGTTGACCTGTTTATTTAG
- the tmk gene encoding dTMP kinase: MRKGKLIVFEGNDGSGKTTQLFKVEKYLKDKGYKVLTTREPGGTEVGYRIRKLLLDPQYKMDGLTEALLLAADRNEHVKNVLIPALDEGYIVLCDRYILSSIVYQGIVRGVGVENILRLNSIFEDKIKPDLYIVLTLEPEIAIQRIQMAGKNNRLDLEDLEFHRRVYSGFKEVSKWFERCVNIEAQGSEKEVFEKVCREIEGLFESKEKW; encoded by the coding sequence TTGAGGAAGGGTAAACTCATAGTATTTGAAGGTAACGACGGTTCTGGAAAAACTACGCAGCTTTTCAAAGTTGAAAAATATCTCAAAGATAAAGGATACAAGGTTCTCACAACCAGAGAACCAGGTGGGACAGAAGTAGGATACAGAATCAGAAAGCTTCTTTTAGACCCTCAATATAAGATGGATGGACTTACTGAAGCTCTGCTTTTAGCTGCAGACAGAAACGAACATGTGAAAAATGTACTCATTCCCGCACTGGATGAAGGGTACATTGTGCTTTGCGACAGATACATCCTAAGCAGTATAGTTTACCAGGGCATTGTAAGAGGAGTTGGTGTTGAAAACATTTTGAGATTAAATTCTATCTTTGAAGATAAAATAAAACCTGACCTTTACATTGTTCTTACATTGGAGCCTGAAATAGCTATTCAAAGGATTCAAATGGCAGGCAAAAACAACAGGCTTGACTTAGAAGATTTGGAGTTTCACAGGCGTGTGTACAGCGGTTTTAAAGAGGTATCAAAATGGTTTGAAAGATGTGTGAACATTGAGGCGCAAGGGTCAGAAAAAGAGGTTTTTGAAAAGGTGTGTCGTGAGATAGAAGGGCTATTTGAAAGCAAAGAGAAGTGGTAG
- a CDS encoding cyclic-di-AMP receptor — translation MKLIVAVVQNEDISRLLDALQKEGIMATKLSTSGGFLRSGNTTLLIGIDDDRVAEVIDIISQKCKTRKQIVSSPVPNNPSAGVYLPYPVEITIGGATIFVLNVERFEKV, via the coding sequence ATGAAGCTTATTGTAGCAGTTGTGCAAAATGAAGACATTAGTAGGCTCTTGGACGCTCTTCAAAAAGAAGGTATAATGGCAACAAAGCTTTCAACGTCGGGTGGATTTTTGCGCTCTGGCAATACCACTTTGCTCATAGGCATTGATGATGACAGAGTTGCTGAGGTGATTGACATTATATCTCAAAAGTGCAAGACACGCAAACAAATTGTTTCATCGCCTGTGCCAAACAATCCGTCAGCAGGTGTATACCTGCCATATCCTGTTGAAATAACAATTGGTGGTGCTACAATATTTGTCCTCAATGTCGAGAGGTTTGAGAAGGTTTAA
- a CDS encoding beta/alpha barrel domain-containing protein: protein MARVEFNPKTNLIEQAAYKYTLQDVPEPNLYREIFPYTEIPKIAFNHRHVPMFVPDEIWITDTTFRDGQQARSPYTVEQIVRLFDYLHELDNNSGVIRQTEFFLYSKKDREAVIKCMERGYKYPEVTSWIRARKEDFQLVKEMGIKETGILVSCSDYHIFKKLNMTRKQAMEMYLSIVEAALEHGIIPRCHFEDITRADFYGFVVPFANELMKLARQANMPVKIRACDTLGLGVSYPGVALPRSVQGIIYGLRHYAEVPSEWLEWHGHNDFYKAVVNSGTAWLYGASAVNCSLLGIGERTGNTPLEAMVIEYAQLRGTTKNMRLEVITEIADYFEKELDYEIPPRTPFVGRAFNATRAGIHADGILKDEEIYNIFDTKKILNRPIVIAVDAHSGLAGIAAWINTYFRLEGDKKIDKRDPRVAKIKEWVDKEYENGRTTVIGDDELEMVVREVMPELFKMHESRVK, encoded by the coding sequence GTGGCAAGAGTAGAATTTAATCCCAAGACAAACCTGATTGAGCAGGCAGCGTATAAATATACACTCCAGGATGTTCCAGAGCCTAACCTCTATAGAGAGATTTTCCCGTACACAGAGATACCCAAGATAGCATTCAACCACAGGCATGTCCCTATGTTTGTGCCTGATGAGATATGGATAACAGATACAACATTCAGAGATGGTCAGCAAGCAAGGTCTCCTTATACAGTTGAACAGATTGTAAGGCTTTTTGATTATCTCCACGAACTTGACAACAATTCTGGCGTGATCCGTCAGACAGAGTTTTTCTTATATTCCAAAAAAGATAGAGAAGCTGTTATTAAATGCATGGAAAGAGGTTATAAGTATCCAGAGGTTACCTCATGGATAAGAGCAAGAAAAGAGGATTTTCAACTTGTGAAAGAGATGGGCATCAAAGAGACAGGAATTTTGGTATCATGCTCCGACTATCATATATTCAAAAAGCTCAACATGACAAGAAAACAGGCAATGGAAATGTATCTTTCTATTGTTGAAGCCGCACTTGAACATGGAATTATTCCGCGCTGCCATTTTGAGGACATCACAAGAGCAGACTTTTACGGCTTTGTTGTTCCGTTTGCAAATGAACTTATGAAACTTGCGCGCCAGGCAAATATGCCTGTAAAGATTAGAGCATGCGATACCCTCGGGCTTGGTGTGTCTTACCCGGGAGTTGCTCTGCCAAGAAGTGTTCAGGGAATAATTTATGGGCTAAGGCATTATGCAGAGGTGCCGTCTGAGTGGCTTGAGTGGCACGGTCACAACGATTTTTACAAGGCTGTTGTTAACTCTGGTACTGCATGGCTTTACGGTGCATCTGCAGTCAACTGTTCGCTTCTGGGTATTGGTGAGAGGACGGGCAATACCCCATTAGAGGCTATGGTAATTGAATATGCCCAGCTTAGAGGTACAACAAAGAATATGAGGCTTGAGGTAATCACTGAGATTGCAGATTACTTTGAAAAAGAGCTTGACTATGAGATTCCACCAAGAACTCCGTTTGTGGGAAGGGCATTTAATGCAACAAGAGCAGGAATTCATGCTGACGGTATTTTGAAGGATGAGGAGATCTACAACATCTTTGATACAAAGAAGATTTTAAACCGTCCAATTGTCATTGCAGTTGATGCACACTCTGGGCTTGCAGGTATCGCTGCATGGATTAACACATATTTCAGGCTTGAAGGTGACAAGAAGATTGACAAGCGTGACCCAAGAGTTGCTAAAATAAAAGAGTGGGTTGACAAGGAGTACGAAAATGGAAGAACAACTGTTATTGGCGACGATGAGCTTGAGATGGTTGTTCGAGAAGTCATGCCAGAGCTTTTCAAGATGCATGAAAGTAGGGTAAAATAG
- a CDS encoding aminotransferase class I/II-fold pyridoxal phosphate-dependent enzyme, which produces MRKILDNLKIFSALKSYNFLRLHMPGHKGKEEIFPDAIKNIFPSFDVTETFCTDNLLDPKGYIKEFLDGINEFFGSNYSFLSLQGSTHLLQASIAAFSNPYDGILINRDAHKSIYNIAKILKLDIEYIYPQYDDSLGIFTYIDEKHFESVLQTSKSQIVVITSPSYYSIEQNVQALSDIAKKYQKKLIVDQAHGGYYKFAGKKTALDLGADICILSLHKTLPCPNQSALLLSNLSNNDNKKLSAYLGYLHTTSPSYVLLAWSEYGIEFSKMFGRQLFKELEGKLEKLCKPVLEYTNYVYRDVDVLKLLLNFGKAGKNQSFVKNLLERYSIVPELFDQNRILFYFSLVDALFNFEILESFFYDIIKEKGKRELEKKFLSPPRPKKVLKIYQVDNAKKRRVKIYEAEGFVCAQAIIPYPPGFPVVVEGEVIDKDTIEYLQELFGKEFIKENEVDVIEEG; this is translated from the coding sequence ATGCGCAAGATTTTAGATAATCTTAAGATTTTCAGTGCTCTTAAGAGTTACAATTTTTTGCGTCTTCACATGCCAGGTCACAAAGGTAAAGAAGAGATTTTCCCAGATGCAATTAAAAATATATTTCCCAGCTTTGATGTCACAGAAACCTTCTGTACAGACAACTTATTGGACCCAAAAGGTTATATAAAGGAATTTTTAGATGGGATAAACGAGTTTTTTGGATCAAATTATAGTTTTTTGTCTCTTCAGGGTTCAACACACCTTCTGCAAGCCTCAATTGCTGCATTTTCAAATCCGTATGACGGTATACTTATAAATAGAGATGCTCACAAAAGCATATATAATATTGCAAAGATTTTAAAACTTGACATAGAATATATATATCCACAGTACGATGATTCTTTAGGAATATTTACATATATCGACGAAAAACACTTTGAAAGTGTCCTTCAAACTTCAAAATCTCAAATTGTTGTAATAACCTCACCATCATATTATAGCATTGAGCAGAATGTACAAGCGCTCTCAGATATAGCAAAGAAATATCAAAAAAAGCTCATAGTTGACCAAGCTCACGGCGGTTATTACAAATTTGCAGGGAAAAAAACAGCACTGGATTTGGGGGCTGACATATGCATTTTGAGTCTTCACAAAACATTGCCATGTCCAAACCAGTCTGCACTGCTTTTGTCTAATTTATCAAATAACGATAATAAAAAACTTTCTGCTTATTTAGGTTATCTTCATACAACAAGTCCGTCGTATGTGCTGCTTGCTTGGAGTGAGTATGGCATAGAGTTTTCAAAAATGTTTGGCAGACAGCTTTTTAAAGAGCTTGAAGGAAAACTTGAAAAGCTGTGCAAGCCAGTCTTGGAGTATACAAACTATGTCTACAGAGATGTAGATGTTTTAAAACTTCTTTTGAACTTTGGCAAAGCGGGGAAAAATCAAAGTTTTGTAAAAAATCTTTTGGAGAGGTATTCTATTGTTCCAGAGCTTTTTGACCAAAATAGGATTCTATTTTATTTTTCTCTGGTGGATGCTCTTTTTAATTTTGAAATCTTGGAAAGCTTTTTTTATGATATAATAAAAGAAAAAGGAAAAAGAGAACTTGAGAAAAAGTTTTTATCACCGCCGAGACCGAAAAAGGTTTTAAAAATATACCAAGTTGACAACGCGAAAAAAAGAAGGGTAAAAATTTATGAGGCAGAGGGGTTTGTATGTGCACAGGCAATTATTCCTTACCCGCCGGGGTTTCCGGTTGTTGTTGAGGGTGAAGTCATAGATAAGGATACCATAGAATATTTACAGGAGCTTTTTGGCAAGGAATTTATCAAAGAAAATGAGGTTGATGTGATTGAGGAAGGGTAA
- a CDS encoding DNA recombination protein RmuC — MEVVLLIVIIVLVISNLLLLIRLKNNMSSSLDTQNKLLEIEKELGQIQNSISQQFSQNKNETQSMISSFGSILMTRFSDISNQIINFTSSNQERLDSIRKEIDNKLEKIRETVDSQLQSTLETKLSQSFKLVSERLELVHRGLGEMQALAGSVGDLKKILSNVKVRGTLGEIQLGNIIDQILDSSQYERNVRIKPHTQEQVEFAIKIPSKNSKDNEFIYLPIDSKFPIEGYQRLIEAQEKAEAEEVARFSKELENSIRQNAKTIKEKYIDPPKTTDFAIMFLPSEGLYAEVLKIPGLFESVQREYKVIIAGPTTVVAMLNTISLGFKTFAIEKRTSEVWELLSAVKTEFSRFAEILEKVKKKLSEAQDTIDTATRKTRTIERKLKSVEVLSSEKDPEKILYDEEAIEEGSGK, encoded by the coding sequence TTGGAAGTAGTTTTGCTAATTGTTATTATCGTTCTTGTCATATCAAACTTGTTACTGCTCATAAGACTTAAAAATAATATGAGTTCTTCCTTGGATACTCAAAATAAACTTTTGGAGATTGAAAAGGAACTTGGACAAATTCAAAATTCCATATCACAACAATTTTCTCAGAATAAAAATGAAACGCAAAGTATGATAAGCTCATTTGGCAGCATTTTGATGACAAGATTTTCAGACATATCCAACCAGATAATAAATTTTACATCATCAAATCAGGAGAGGCTTGACAGTATCCGAAAAGAGATAGATAACAAGCTTGAGAAAATACGAGAGACTGTTGACAGCCAGCTACAAAGTACATTAGAAACAAAACTTTCACAGTCTTTCAAACTTGTGTCAGAGCGGCTTGAGCTTGTTCACAGAGGACTTGGTGAGATGCAAGCCCTGGCTGGAAGTGTGGGAGATCTTAAAAAGATTTTGAGCAATGTAAAGGTTAGAGGCACGCTTGGGGAGATTCAGCTTGGCAATATCATAGACCAGATTTTGGATTCTTCACAGTACGAAAGAAATGTCAGGATAAAACCGCACACTCAAGAGCAAGTTGAGTTTGCTATAAAAATTCCTTCTAAAAATTCAAAAGATAATGAATTTATATACCTTCCAATAGACTCTAAATTCCCCATAGAAGGTTATCAGCGACTTATTGAGGCGCAGGAGAAAGCGGAGGCAGAAGAAGTTGCAAGATTTTCAAAGGAGCTTGAAAATAGTATAAGGCAAAATGCAAAGACTATAAAGGAAAAGTACATAGACCCGCCAAAAACAACAGATTTTGCTATCATGTTTTTGCCCTCTGAAGGACTTTATGCAGAGGTGCTGAAGATACCCGGGCTGTTTGAGTCTGTGCAAAGGGAATACAAGGTGATCATTGCGGGACCCACAACAGTTGTTGCAATGCTCAACACCATTTCGCTTGGATTTAAAACCTTTGCCATTGAAAAGCGAACAAGCGAGGTTTGGGAGCTTTTGTCTGCGGTCAAGACTGAGTTTTCGAGGTTTGCTGAGATTCTTGAAAAGGTTAAAAAGAAACTTTCTGAGGCACAGGATACAATTGACACTGCAACAAGAAAGACAAGAACCATAGAAAGAAAGCTCAAAAGTGTCGAGGTCCTCTCTTCAGAAAAAGACCCTGAAAAGATTCTTTATGATGAGGAAGCTATTGAAGAAGGTTCAGGAAAATAG